A single window of uncultured Pseudodesulfovibrio sp. DNA harbors:
- the rplV gene encoding 50S ribosomal protein L22 — translation MEAKAVSKFIRVSPRKTRLVAENIKGKGVEDALNILRFTPKKAAKILSKVLFSAVSNAEQMPGVDVDSLIVDTVMVNEGPTWKRIQPRAMGRAYRIRKRTSHITIVVKEQ, via the coding sequence ATGGAAGCTAAAGCAGTCTCTAAGTTCATTCGTGTGTCTCCGCGCAAGACTCGTCTTGTAGCCGAGAACATTAAAGGCAAGGGCGTCGAAGACGCTCTCAATATTCTTCGGTTCACTCCGAAGAAAGCCGCGAAGATCCTCAGCAAGGTCCTCTTTTCCGCCGTTTCCAACGCGGAACAGATGCCCGGTGTTGATGTTGATTCCCTGATCGTTGACACGGTCATGGTTAACGAAGGTCCTACCTGGAAGCGTATTCAGCCGCGTGCCATGGGCCGCGCTTACCGCATCAGGAAGCGTACCAGCCACATTACAATCGTAGTGAAGGAACAGTAA
- the rpsL gene encoding 30S ribosomal protein S12, whose protein sequence is MPTINQLIRRGRKAQPKRKKTPALMECPQRRGVCTRVYTTTPKKPNSALRKVARVRLTNGMEVTAYIGGEGHNLQEHSVVLIRGGRVKDLPGVRYHIVRGTLDTSGVDDRRRGRSKYGTKRPK, encoded by the coding sequence ATGCCCACCATTAACCAACTCATCCGTAGAGGCCGCAAAGCGCAGCCCAAACGGAAGAAGACCCCGGCTTTGATGGAATGCCCTCAGCGCCGTGGTGTTTGCACAAGGGTTTACACTACAACCCCTAAGAAGCCGAACTCCGCGCTTCGTAAGGTTGCTCGTGTTCGCCTGACCAACGGCATGGAAGTAACTGCCTATATCGGTGGTGAAGGCCATAACCTGCAGGAACACTCCGTGGTTCTTATTCGTGGCGGTCGTGTAAAAGATTTGCCCGGTGTCCGTTACCACATTGTCCGCGGTACTCTCGATACCTCTGGTGTCGATGATCGTCGTCGTGGTCGTTCCAAGTACGGCACCAAGCGTCCTAAATAG
- the rplW gene encoding 50S ribosomal protein L23, with the protein MDYSQVLLKPVVSEKANEAKEQSNHVSFYVHPDSNKVEVKKAVEAAFDVKVESVNIVRKKAMPRMKFGRATGGRIAGYKKAYVKLAAGDKIEIFEGV; encoded by the coding sequence ATGGATTATTCACAAGTACTGCTCAAGCCCGTTGTTTCTGAAAAGGCCAACGAAGCCAAAGAGCAATCCAATCACGTCTCTTTTTACGTCCACCCCGACTCTAATAAGGTCGAGGTAAAGAAGGCCGTTGAGGCAGCCTTTGACGTTAAAGTCGAGTCCGTGAATATTGTCCGGAAGAAAGCAATGCCGCGCATGAAGTTCGGCCGTGCCACCGGTGGTCGCATCGCCGGTTACAAAAAGGCATACGTCAAGCTTGCTGCCGGTGACAAAATCGAAATATTCGAAGGAGTGTAA
- the rpsJ gene encoding 30S ribosomal protein S10, whose protein sequence is MAASMASDRIRIKLRSYDYRILDKAVTEIVDTARNTGAAIAGPVPLPTDIHRTTVQKSVHVDKKSREQFEMRIHKRLLDILEPTQQTVDALGKLSLPAGVDVEIKL, encoded by the coding sequence ATGGCTGCTTCGATGGCGAGCGATCGCATCAGAATTAAATTGAGATCATACGATTACCGTATTTTGGACAAGGCTGTCACCGAGATCGTTGACACCGCCCGGAATACGGGTGCGGCAATTGCCGGCCCCGTGCCGCTGCCCACCGACATTCATCGTACTACTGTTCAGAAGTCTGTTCACGTTGACAAAAAGTCTCGTGAGCAGTTTGAAATGCGTATTCATAAGCGTCTTCTGGATATTCTTGAACCCACTCAGCAGACTGTTGACGCTCTTGGCAAGCTTTCCTTGCCCGCAGGCGTGGACGTCGAGATCAAGCTCTAG
- the rpsG gene encoding 30S ribosomal protein S7 yields the protein MPRKGPVQKRQILPDPVYGSKLITRFINRLMLDGKKSTAERIFYQAIETLANKTNEEPLRAFEKCLDNIRPSLEVKSRRVGGATYQVPLEVRPDRQTALAIRWLIGYARGRGEKGMVARLSGELLDAFNNRGGAVKKREDTHKMAEANKAFAHYRW from the coding sequence ATGCCTCGTAAAGGTCCTGTCCAAAAAAGACAGATCCTGCCGGATCCTGTATACGGCAGCAAACTCATCACTCGTTTTATCAATCGGCTCATGCTGGATGGTAAGAAGAGTACTGCAGAAAGAATTTTCTACCAGGCCATTGAAACCCTGGCTAATAAGACTAACGAAGAGCCTTTGAGAGCTTTCGAAAAGTGCTTGGACAACATTCGTCCTTCTTTGGAAGTCAAGTCTCGTCGCGTCGGTGGCGCCACCTATCAGGTGCCCCTGGAAGTTCGCCCGGACCGTCAGACCGCTCTCGCCATTCGTTGGTTGATCGGTTATGCACGCGGTCGCGGAGAGAAGGGCATGGTCGCCCGTCTGTCCGGTGAACTGCTGGACGCCTTCAATAACCGTGGCGGCGCCGTCAAGAAGCGCGAAGATACCCACAAGATGGCAGAAGCGAACAAAGCTTTTGCTCACTACCGCTGGTAG
- the rplD gene encoding 50S ribosomal protein L4 translates to MAKIQVVDQNNKKVGDFELAPEVFEVEIMPEILNHVVRAQRASVRQGTHATKNRALKTGGGRKPWRQKGTGRARAGSVRSPLWRGGATTFGPQPRDYSFKVNKKVRKLALKMALSSRASEEKLTVVKSIDLAEIKTKAFADVAEKLGMTKTLIVAKGVDKNLELSARNMPHIKVIEADKLNVYDVLLYPELVMLETAAQDVQERLK, encoded by the coding sequence ATGGCTAAAATACAAGTTGTAGATCAGAATAATAAGAAAGTGGGCGACTTCGAGTTGGCTCCTGAGGTTTTCGAGGTAGAAATCATGCCTGAAATCCTCAACCACGTTGTCCGTGCCCAGCGCGCTTCTGTGCGTCAGGGAACCCACGCTACTAAGAATCGTGCTTTGAAGACCGGCGGTGGCCGCAAGCCCTGGCGCCAGAAAGGCACCGGCCGCGCTCGTGCTGGTTCCGTCCGTTCGCCTCTGTGGCGTGGTGGTGCTACCACCTTCGGCCCGCAGCCTCGCGATTACTCCTTCAAAGTGAACAAAAAAGTCCGCAAGCTGGCTTTGAAGATGGCTTTGTCCTCTCGTGCTTCCGAAGAGAAGCTCACAGTGGTCAAGTCCATCGATCTCGCAGAGATCAAAACCAAGGCCTTTGCTGATGTTGCTGAGAAGCTCGGCATGACCAAGACCCTCATCGTCGCAAAGGGCGTTGACAAGAACCTGGAGCTTTCCGCACGGAATATGCCCCATATCAAGGTCATCGAAGCCGATAAGCTGAATGTTTACGATGTGCTGCTGTACCCCGAGCTGGTAATGCTCGAGACCGCCGCTCAAGACGTTCAAGAGAGGTTGAAGTAA
- the rpsS gene encoding 30S ribosomal protein S19, whose translation MPRSLKKGPFLDGHLIKKIQVAGENQDRRVIKTWSRRSTIVPEMVGMTFAVHNGRKFIPVFVTENMVGHKLGEFSPTRTYFGHLADKKK comes from the coding sequence ATGCCTAGATCTCTTAAAAAGGGCCCGTTCCTTGACGGTCACCTGATCAAGAAAATCCAAGTGGCTGGAGAAAATCAGGATCGACGCGTGATCAAGACTTGGTCCCGTCGTTCCACGATCGTCCCCGAGATGGTCGGTATGACTTTCGCTGTCCATAACGGTCGTAAGTTCATCCCTGTGTTCGTTACCGAAAACATGGTCGGACACAAACTGGGTGAATTCTCCCCCACCCGTACCTACTTCGGCCATCTTGCCGATAAGAAAAAGTAG
- the rplC gene encoding 50S ribosomal protein L3, which yields MAKTLGLLGKKLGMTRIFKDDGTICPVTVIEAGPCSVMQIKTTDKEGYNALQLGYDSIAERKVNKPMKGHMAKAGKDLYRTLKEFPLEVVEEYELGQEITVDIFAAGEKVKVTGTSKGKGFQGVMKRHNFAGSRASHGAEKVHRVPGSVGNATFPGRVWKGKKMPGQMGNARVTLSNVEIVDVRPEDNVLLVKGQVPGPNNGLVMIRKNG from the coding sequence ATGGCTAAGACTCTCGGATTGCTTGGCAAGAAGCTGGGCATGACACGCATTTTCAAGGACGATGGTACAATCTGTCCTGTAACCGTTATTGAGGCTGGTCCTTGTTCGGTTATGCAGATTAAGACCACGGACAAGGAAGGCTACAACGCTTTGCAGCTCGGTTATGATTCCATCGCCGAACGTAAAGTGAACAAGCCCATGAAAGGCCATATGGCCAAGGCCGGTAAGGATCTCTATCGCACACTCAAGGAATTTCCTCTTGAAGTGGTTGAAGAGTACGAGCTGGGCCAAGAAATTACCGTCGACATTTTTGCCGCCGGTGAAAAGGTCAAGGTTACCGGTACCTCTAAGGGTAAAGGTTTCCAGGGTGTCATGAAGCGTCACAACTTCGCTGGCTCCCGCGCCTCCCACGGTGCTGAGAAAGTTCACCGCGTTCCCGGTTCTGTCGGTAACGCCACTTTCCCGGGCCGCGTTTGGAAGGGCAAGAAAATGCCCGGCCAGATGGGTAATGCACGTGTGACCTTGAGCAACGTGGAAATCGTCGATGTCAGGCCCGAGGACAATGTCCTGTTGGTCAAGGGCCAGGTGCCCGGTCCCAACAACGGCCTCGTGATGATCCGCAAGAACGGCTAA
- the fusA gene encoding elongation factor G, which produces MARKVPRDKQRNIGIMAHIDAGKTTTTERILFYTGVSHKIGEVHDGEATMDWMVQEQERGITITSAATTCMWRDHRVNIIDTPGHVDFTMEVERALRVLDGAIAVFDSVAGVEPQSETVWRQADRYSVPRMAFVNKMDRVGADFFRCVDMMKTRLGAKAVPVQLPIGAEDEFEGVVDLIEGKAYIYDHKDHGASFSTVDVPEDLQDQYELMRSEMIEAIAEEDEVLLDRYMADEELTPEELREGVRKATNSLTICPVLCGTAFRNKGVQPLLDAVVDYMPSPLDIETMKGIDPHTEEEIECPCDDDKPLAALAFKLMTDPFVGHLTFLRIYSGKIVSGDTVMNAATGKKERIGRLLKMHANKREEIKEAYAGDIVAAVGLKYVATGDTMADLKHAVVLESLDIPDSVIEVAIEPKTKADRDTLSSALVKLAKEDPSFRVKGDEETGQTLIAGMGELHLEIIVDRLLREFNVNANVGAPRVAYRETISAPKKVDVKHAKQSGGRGQYGHVVLEVEPNPEKGYEFADEIKGGVIPKEYIPAVDKGIQDAMKNGIVAGFPVVDVKVKLVYGSYHEVDSSEQAFYIAGSQAIKEACRGAKPVLLEPIMSVEVVTPEDYLGDVMGDLNGRRGRVGEMEARTGVQVVRSFVPLSEMFGYATDLRSKTQGRATFTMQFDHYEKLPNSLAEELMNGKD; this is translated from the coding sequence GTGGCGAGAAAAGTACCCAGAGATAAACAGCGCAATATCGGTATCATGGCCCACATTGATGCGGGCAAGACTACAACGACAGAGCGCATTCTGTTTTACACCGGCGTTTCCCACAAGATCGGTGAAGTTCACGACGGCGAAGCGACCATGGACTGGATGGTTCAGGAGCAGGAACGTGGTATTACCATTACCTCTGCTGCAACCACCTGTATGTGGCGCGATCACCGTGTCAACATCATTGATACTCCTGGTCACGTCGATTTCACCATGGAAGTTGAGCGCGCTCTGCGTGTTTTGGATGGCGCTATAGCCGTCTTTGACTCCGTGGCAGGTGTCGAGCCTCAGTCTGAGACTGTCTGGCGTCAGGCGGACCGCTACAGCGTCCCCCGTATGGCGTTTGTCAATAAGATGGACCGCGTCGGCGCGGATTTCTTCCGTTGCGTTGACATGATGAAGACCCGTCTTGGTGCCAAGGCCGTTCCCGTTCAGCTGCCCATCGGTGCAGAGGACGAATTCGAAGGCGTTGTCGACCTCATCGAGGGCAAGGCTTACATCTATGATCATAAAGATCATGGTGCCAGCTTCTCCACCGTTGACGTACCTGAAGATCTTCAGGACCAATATGAGTTGATGCGTTCCGAGATGATTGAAGCCATTGCAGAGGAAGACGAAGTCCTTCTCGACAGATATATGGCTGACGAGGAACTCACTCCTGAAGAACTGCGCGAAGGCGTGCGTAAGGCTACCAATAGCCTGACCATCTGCCCCGTGTTGTGCGGCACTGCATTCCGTAACAAGGGTGTTCAGCCGTTGCTGGACGCTGTTGTCGATTACATGCCTTCTCCTCTCGATATTGAGACCATGAAGGGCATTGACCCGCACACCGAGGAAGAAATCGAGTGCCCCTGCGACGACGATAAGCCGCTCGCAGCTCTTGCCTTCAAACTCATGACCGACCCCTTTGTAGGTCACTTGACCTTCCTGCGTATTTACTCCGGTAAGATTGTCAGCGGTGACACCGTCATGAACGCTGCTACTGGTAAGAAAGAGCGCATTGGTCGTCTTTTGAAAATGCACGCTAACAAGCGTGAAGAAATAAAAGAGGCATACGCTGGTGACATCGTCGCTGCCGTCGGCCTCAAATACGTAGCCACCGGTGATACCATGGCCGATCTCAAGCACGCTGTCGTTCTTGAGTCTCTTGATATCCCCGATTCAGTTATTGAAGTGGCTATCGAACCCAAGACCAAGGCAGACCGTGACACATTGTCCTCTGCTCTCGTCAAGCTTGCCAAGGAAGATCCGTCTTTCCGAGTCAAGGGAGATGAAGAGACCGGGCAGACCCTGATCGCCGGAATGGGCGAGTTGCATCTCGAAATCATTGTTGACCGTCTCCTCAGGGAGTTCAACGTGAATGCAAATGTGGGTGCACCCCGCGTTGCGTACAGAGAGACCATCTCCGCACCGAAAAAGGTTGATGTCAAGCATGCCAAACAGTCTGGTGGTCGTGGTCAGTATGGCCACGTAGTCCTCGAAGTCGAACCTAATCCTGAGAAAGGGTACGAGTTCGCGGACGAAATCAAGGGCGGCGTGATTCCGAAGGAATACATTCCCGCTGTTGATAAGGGCATTCAGGATGCCATGAAGAACGGTATCGTCGCCGGTTTCCCGGTTGTCGATGTGAAGGTCAAGCTTGTTTACGGCTCCTACCATGAAGTCGACTCCAGCGAACAGGCCTTCTACATTGCCGGTTCTCAGGCAATCAAGGAAGCTTGCAGAGGCGCCAAGCCGGTACTGCTTGAGCCGATTATGTCGGTTGAAGTTGTGACCCCCGAGGATTACCTCGGTGATGTCATGGGTGATTTGAACGGCCGTCGTGGACGCGTGGGTGAAATGGAAGCCCGCACCGGTGTCCAGGTTGTTCGGTCTTTTGTCCCGCTGTCCGAAATGTTCGGATACGCCACTGATCTTCGTTCGAAGACTCAGGGCCGCGCGACATTCACCATGCAGTTCGATCACTACGAAAAGTTGCCGAACAGCTTGGCCGAAGAATTGATGAACGGAAAAGATTAA
- the rpoC gene encoding DNA-directed RNA polymerase subunit beta', protein MTLDDLFTLRGAPNAAAQGRNLKAIQISIAAPEVIREWSFGEVKKPETINYRTFKPERDGLFCAKIFGPVKDYECNCGKYKRMKHRGIVCEKCGVEVIASKVRRERMGHIELAAPVAHIWFLKTLPSKIGTLLDITMADLEKVLYFDSFIVLDPGETPLKTHQVVSEDQYFQVIDHFGEDALTVGMGAETVRTMLQALDLPTLRAELREESQTTRSQTKKKKITKRLKIVEAFLESGNKPEWMIMEVIPIIPPELRPLVPLDGGRFATSDLNDLYRRVINRNNRLKRLLELGAPEIIIRNEKRMLQEAVDALFDNGRRGRAITGTNGRPLKSLSDMIKGKQGRFRQNLLGKRVDYSGRSVIVVGPKLKLHQCGLPKKMALELFKPFIYSELEKRELATTIKSAKKMVEREDLVVWDILEDVVREYPIMLNRAPTLHRLGIQAFEPLLVEGKAIQLHPLVCSAYNADFDGDQMAVHVPLSVEAQIECRVLMMSTNNILSPSNGTPIINPSQDIVLGLYYLTTPRSFEKGEGMTFSNSAEVISAYDFGVVGIHARIKVRIDGEIIETTTGRIIVAELLPKKVPFALVNCVLNKKNIAALVTGAYRLAGTKSTVILCDRIKDLGYEFATRAGVTIGVKDLKIPDAKPKMLATANVEVDEIENQFQDGIITRTEKYNKIVDVWTKVTNDISNEMMQEISTDVLTDPKTGKTEVNSSFNPIYMMATSGARGNQDQMRQLAGMRGLMAKPSGEIIETPITASFREGLSVLQYFNSTHGARKGLADTALKTANSGYLTRRLVDVVQDVTVSEIDCGTVDGLEIGHFMKGGEIKQRLAERVQGRVTMFDTFDEDTGELIIPANTIIDEAYAKKLDKSGINSILIRSGLTCKSKQGICAMCYGRDLARGHLVNVGETVGIIAAQSIGEPGTQLTMRTFHIGGTASKEIESSNIESQHNGRIVTSRMRTVVNTEGHKMVLGKSCQVGIIDEQGREREKYTLPSGSRLLVEEGQDIKKGTPLAEWDPYMEPFIVDVSGAIKFKDIIEGKTVQEDRTSKASFTIMEYRTTNFRPSVGLLGEDGTPVQRPGTEIDANFAMPVGAILMVKDGDMVKAGDVIARKPRESSKTKDIVGGLPRVAELFEVRKPKDMGVVSSIDGIVTFGAETKGKRKVVVTPETGDVQEFLIPKGKHITVQEADFVEAGDLLTEGNPELHDILRIKGEKHLARYLVEEIQDVYRFQGVNINDKHIEIIVRQMLKKVSILEPGSTSFLIGEQVDKIRFMLENNKVAAEGGTPAVAETLVLGITQASLSTDSFISAASFQETTKVLTEASLKGKCDHLRGLKENVIVGRLVPAGTGFRKYTESGIAVPEQTERPDKFLEELEESPLLVDVEQA, encoded by the coding sequence ATGACGTTGGACGATCTGTTCACATTGCGTGGAGCGCCGAATGCTGCTGCCCAAGGGCGTAACCTGAAGGCTATCCAGATATCCATTGCTGCGCCTGAGGTCATTCGCGAATGGTCTTTTGGCGAGGTTAAAAAGCCGGAAACCATCAACTACCGTACCTTCAAACCGGAGCGGGATGGCCTTTTCTGTGCCAAAATCTTCGGTCCAGTGAAGGATTACGAATGCAACTGCGGTAAGTACAAGCGCATGAAGCATCGCGGCATCGTCTGCGAAAAATGCGGCGTCGAGGTCATTGCCTCCAAGGTTCGCCGTGAGCGCATGGGCCACATCGAACTTGCTGCGCCTGTTGCACATATTTGGTTTCTGAAGACTCTGCCTTCCAAAATTGGTACATTGCTTGATATTACGATGGCCGATTTGGAAAAGGTTCTGTACTTTGACTCCTTCATCGTTCTTGATCCGGGTGAAACCCCGCTTAAGACGCACCAGGTCGTATCTGAAGATCAGTATTTTCAGGTTATCGACCATTTTGGTGAAGATGCATTGACCGTTGGCATGGGTGCAGAGACAGTCCGCACCATGTTGCAGGCATTGGATCTGCCGACTTTGCGTGCAGAATTGCGTGAAGAGTCTCAGACTACACGGTCCCAGACCAAGAAAAAGAAAATTACCAAGCGGTTGAAGATTGTCGAGGCCTTCCTCGAATCCGGCAATAAGCCGGAGTGGATGATTATGGAAGTGATTCCCATCATTCCACCTGAACTTCGCCCGTTGGTTCCGTTGGATGGTGGCCGTTTTGCTACTTCCGACCTCAATGATCTTTACCGTCGCGTCATTAACCGTAACAACCGCTTGAAAAGGCTGTTGGAACTGGGCGCTCCCGAGATCATCATCCGCAACGAAAAACGCATGTTGCAGGAAGCCGTTGACGCATTGTTCGACAACGGTCGCCGCGGCCGTGCCATTACCGGTACTAACGGTCGTCCGCTGAAATCCCTGTCTGACATGATTAAGGGTAAGCAGGGCCGCTTCCGTCAGAACCTTCTGGGTAAGCGCGTTGACTACTCTGGTCGTTCCGTTATTGTTGTTGGTCCCAAGCTTAAGTTGCATCAGTGCGGCTTGCCCAAAAAGATGGCTCTCGAACTTTTCAAGCCGTTCATTTATTCCGAGCTTGAAAAACGCGAGTTGGCCACTACCATCAAATCCGCAAAGAAAATGGTCGAGCGCGAAGATTTGGTCGTCTGGGATATCCTGGAAGACGTTGTTCGCGAGTACCCGATCATGCTTAACCGCGCACCGACCTTGCACAGACTGGGCATTCAGGCTTTCGAGCCTCTGCTTGTTGAGGGCAAGGCTATCCAGCTTCATCCGCTCGTTTGTTCCGCATACAATGCGGACTTTGATGGTGACCAGATGGCTGTTCACGTTCCGCTTTCGGTGGAAGCGCAGATTGAGTGCCGTGTTTTGATGATGAGCACCAACAATATCCTGAGTCCGTCGAACGGAACTCCCATCATCAACCCGTCGCAGGATATTGTCCTTGGACTGTATTACCTGACAACGCCGCGCTCATTTGAAAAGGGCGAGGGAATGACTTTCTCCAATTCGGCAGAAGTCATCTCGGCTTACGATTTTGGTGTTGTTGGTATTCATGCCAGAATCAAGGTCCGCATCGACGGTGAGATTATAGAAACGACGACTGGTCGAATTATTGTTGCCGAACTGCTGCCTAAAAAGGTGCCTTTCGCTCTGGTCAACTGCGTTCTCAATAAGAAAAATATCGCAGCCTTGGTTACTGGTGCTTACCGTTTGGCCGGTACCAAATCCACGGTTATTCTGTGTGATAGAATCAAGGATCTGGGTTACGAATTCGCAACCCGTGCCGGTGTGACCATCGGCGTTAAGGATCTCAAGATTCCTGATGCCAAACCTAAGATGCTCGCTACCGCCAACGTGGAAGTTGACGAAATCGAAAATCAGTTCCAGGACGGTATCATCACCCGTACAGAGAAATACAACAAGATTGTTGACGTTTGGACCAAGGTCACAAATGATATCTCGAACGAAATGATGCAGGAGATCTCCACTGACGTTTTGACCGATCCCAAGACCGGTAAGACCGAAGTTAACTCCAGCTTCAACCCCATCTATATGATGGCCACTTCTGGAGCTCGTGGTAACCAGGACCAGATGCGTCAGTTGGCTGGTATGCGTGGTTTGATGGCAAAGCCTTCCGGTGAAATCATCGAGACTCCGATTACAGCTTCTTTCCGCGAAGGTCTGTCTGTCCTCCAGTACTTTAACTCCACTCACGGTGCACGAAAGGGCTTGGCTGATACCGCGCTCAAGACTGCAAACTCCGGTTACTTGACCCGTCGTCTCGTGGACGTTGTCCAGGATGTGACAGTGTCCGAGATCGATTGTGGTACCGTGGATGGGCTTGAAATTGGTCACTTCATGAAGGGTGGTGAAATCAAACAGCGTTTGGCTGAACGTGTCCAGGGTCGTGTGACCATGTTTGACACTTTTGACGAAGACACTGGTGAATTGATCATTCCGGCCAACACTATTATTGATGAAGCTTATGCCAAGAAACTCGATAAGTCTGGCATTAACTCCATTCTTATTCGTTCCGGTTTGACCTGTAAGTCCAAGCAGGGCATATGTGCCATGTGCTACGGTCGAGACCTTGCACGCGGCCATCTGGTCAACGTCGGTGAGACGGTCGGTATTATTGCCGCCCAGTCCATTGGTGAGCCTGGCACCCAGCTGACCATGCGTACCTTCCATATTGGTGGTACCGCATCCAAGGAAATTGAATCTTCGAACATCGAATCCCAGCACAATGGTCGCATCGTGACTTCTCGTATGCGTACTGTTGTCAACACCGAGGGCCACAAGATGGTACTCGGTAAGAGTTGTCAGGTTGGGATTATTGACGAGCAGGGCCGTGAGCGTGAAAAATACACGCTGCCTTCCGGTTCCCGTCTGTTGGTAGAAGAAGGACAGGATATCAAGAAGGGTACCCCTCTGGCCGAGTGGGATCCGTACATGGAACCGTTTATTGTTGACGTTTCCGGTGCGATCAAGTTCAAGGATATCATTGAAGGTAAAACCGTGCAGGAAGATCGTACTTCCAAGGCATCCTTTACCATCATGGAATACCGTACTACCAACTTCCGTCCTTCGGTCGGACTGTTGGGTGAAGACGGAACACCTGTGCAGCGTCCCGGCACCGAAATCGATGCCAACTTCGCAATGCCTGTGGGTGCGATTCTGATGGTCAAGGACGGCGACATGGTCAAGGCCGGTGATGTTATCGCACGTAAACCGCGTGAGTCTTCCAAGACGAAAGATATCGTTGGTGGTCTGCCGCGCGTCGCCGAGCTGTTCGAGGTACGCAAGCCCAAGGATATGGGCGTTGTCTCCTCCATTGACGGCATTGTCACCTTTGGTGCTGAGACCAAGGGTAAGCGCAAAGTCGTTGTCACGCCGGAAACCGGTGACGTTCAGGAATTCCTCATTCCCAAGGGTAAACATATCACGGTTCAGGAAGCTGACTTCGTGGAAGCAGGTGACCTGCTGACAGAAGGCAACCCGGAACTGCATGATATCCTGCGCATCAAGGGTGAAAAGCACTTGGCACGCTACCTTGTTGAAGAAATTCAGGATGTGTATCGTTTCCAGGGTGTTAATATCAACGATAAGCATATTGAGATTATCGTGCGTCAGATGCTCAAGAAGGTTTCCATCCTCGAGCCTGGTTCCACTTCTTTCCTTATTGGAGAGCAGGTAGATAAGATCAGGTTCATGCTGGAGAACAACAAGGTTGCAGCTGAGGGTGGTACTCCGGCTGTGGCAGAGACTTTGGTTCTGGGTATTACTCAGGCATCTTTGTCCACAGACTCCTTCATCTCCGCAGCTTCTTTCCAGGAAACAACCAAGGTTTTGACCGAGGCTTCTTTGAAAGGCAAATGCGATCATCTGCGCGGCTTGAAAGAAAACGTTATTGTTGGGCGTCTGGTACCTGCCGGTACCGGCTTCCGCAAGTACACCGAATCCGGTATTGCTGTGCCGGAGCAAACCGAGCGCCCGGATAAGTTCCTTGAGGAACTTGAAGAGAGCCCGTTATTGGTCGACGTTGAACAGGCCTAG
- the rplB gene encoding 50S ribosomal protein L2, whose product MATRKLKPTSPGRRFQTISDFAEITRTTPEKSLTKGLTKKSGRNNNGRVTMRRRGGGHKTLYRVIDFKRNKVGVPAKVAEIEYDPNRSARIALLHYADGEKRYILAPVGLNQGDSIVAGEGVDIKPGNAMDLAKIPTGTIVHNIELHPGKGGQFCRAAGTYAQLIAKEGKYALLRMPSGEVRKVLATCCATVGQVGNIHHENIKIGKAGRNRWLGRRPKVRGVAMNPIDHPLGGGEGRSSGGRHPVSPWGTPAKGYKTRNKKKASSKLIVKRRGQK is encoded by the coding sequence ATGGCAACCCGTAAGTTGAAGCCTACTTCTCCGGGCCGCCGGTTCCAGACGATCTCCGATTTCGCAGAGATCACCAGAACCACTCCCGAGAAGTCGCTGACCAAGGGCCTGACCAAAAAGTCCGGTCGTAATAATAATGGTCGTGTCACCATGCGCCGTCGCGGCGGAGGACACAAGACGCTGTACCGCGTCATCGATTTCAAGCGTAATAAAGTTGGCGTTCCCGCCAAAGTCGCTGAGATCGAATATGATCCGAACCGCAGCGCACGTATCGCTCTTCTGCATTACGCAGACGGTGAGAAGCGCTATATCCTGGCTCCTGTCGGCCTGAATCAGGGCGATTCCATCGTCGCTGGCGAAGGTGTTGACATCAAGCCCGGCAACGCCATGGATCTGGCAAAGATCCCGACTGGTACCATCGTGCATAACATTGAATTGCATCCTGGAAAGGGTGGACAGTTCTGCCGCGCAGCCGGTACATATGCACAGCTGATCGCCAAGGAAGGCAAGTACGCCCTCCTGCGCATGCCTTCTGGTGAGGTCCGTAAGGTCCTGGCCACTTGCTGCGCCACTGTCGGTCAGGTTGGTAACATTCATCACGAGAACATCAAGATCGGTAAGGCTGGCCGTAACCGCTGGCTCGGTCGTCGCCCGAAGGTCCGTGGTGTGGCAATGAACCCGATCGATCACCCGTTGGGTGGTGGTGAAGGTCGTAGTTCCGGTGGTCGTCATCCGGTGTCCCCGTGGGGTACCCCGGCCAAGGGCTACAAGACCCGGAACAAGAAGAAGGCTTCCTCGAAGCTCATCGTCAAACGCCGCGGCCAGAAGTAG